Proteins from one Bacteroides mediterraneensis genomic window:
- a CDS encoding ABC transporter permease, producing the protein MKRALKGLFRKGEANVVKIVCLSVGLAIGLVMLAEVIFERSYDNFLPGLKETYRVEERYKQKGTDWREHAQTPGAIGPGLQRYCPAVEVATRFTGIGSMTLTTEDHKELDGQAYFCDSTFFRVFPRKLLMGEEPYTGLEKANNAYISSKLLEVAGEQIIGKTLSWKQYPEFHVTVVGVFEAFPENTHLPQMDVLIALPTIGQVAYDGTNNWLGNDRYKTYVRLRKGSTPDDLKEGMDRMLEANHVTEELSQSGTNLEFSLRPVAEIFTSSDYNRIMNIVFLSFAIIMLLVAVLNYILLVVSSMVSRAKAIATYRCYGAGSGDIYRMILSESLLHGLISLALAVLIIFGLQDFLQEQVGHSLESLFPLSTVWVCLAVTAGVILLCGVMPGYLYTRIPVTYAYRRYTENKRRWKLGLLCLQFALTTFFVCLLTVIGLEYNTLMNFNPGFEYRNTLYADLSGSKMVERERCVQELKKLPEVKAVTWGYQLLSERCSGNNVYNPETGEEYMNIADLYYVGPDYHKAFQIPVIEGNLFTPTLTDSLSQQVMVSRQFVERMKTLAGWTGSPIGKSVYITEHTERGTVAIVCGVYEEIHLGSQVLEEHDERPTVMFYRNRPSGYLYVALNRMSPEAMKQVQQVVDRAVASQQLKVYSLSLEIGNLYNAVLHVRNSVLFAGLCILIIALTGLVAYVRDEVSRRRAEIAIRIIHGASMADVQKIFLLDLLKIALPAVVIGALCAWKVGEQLLQLFAVKIDLTWYLFAGCMLLVCVIVWLVAFGLVWKAARANPMENLRTE; encoded by the coding sequence ATGAAACGTGCATTGAAAGGACTGTTTCGAAAAGGAGAGGCCAATGTGGTCAAGATTGTCTGCCTGAGTGTGGGGCTGGCCATCGGCCTGGTCATGCTGGCGGAGGTCATTTTCGAACGGTCGTACGATAACTTCCTGCCGGGGTTGAAAGAAACCTACCGGGTGGAAGAACGCTACAAACAGAAAGGAACCGACTGGAGGGAGCACGCGCAGACTCCCGGTGCCATCGGACCGGGGTTACAGCGCTATTGCCCGGCGGTGGAAGTGGCCACCCGTTTCACGGGGATTGGGTCGATGACGCTGACGACGGAAGACCATAAAGAACTGGATGGACAGGCTTATTTCTGCGACAGTACCTTCTTCCGGGTCTTCCCGCGGAAACTGCTGATGGGCGAGGAGCCTTATACGGGGTTGGAAAAGGCCAACAATGCGTATATCTCTTCCAAACTGCTGGAGGTGGCAGGCGAACAGATTATCGGGAAAACATTGTCGTGGAAACAATATCCCGAGTTCCATGTGACCGTGGTCGGGGTGTTTGAGGCTTTTCCCGAGAATACCCATCTGCCACAGATGGATGTGCTCATTGCCCTGCCGACCATCGGGCAGGTGGCTTACGATGGAACGAACAACTGGCTGGGAAATGACCGCTACAAGACCTATGTCCGCTTGCGGAAAGGGAGCACTCCGGATGACTTGAAGGAAGGTATGGACCGCATGCTGGAAGCGAATCATGTGACGGAAGAACTGTCTCAGTCGGGGACGAATCTTGAATTTTCTCTTCGCCCCGTAGCCGAAATATTCACCTCGTCCGATTACAACCGCATCATGAACATCGTGTTTCTGAGTTTTGCGATTATCATGTTGCTGGTGGCTGTACTGAACTATATTCTGCTGGTGGTTTCGTCCATGGTGAGCCGTGCCAAGGCCATTGCCACTTACCGTTGCTACGGGGCCGGGAGCGGCGACATTTACCGGATGATTCTTTCCGAGTCGTTGCTGCACGGACTGATCAGTCTGGCTCTGGCCGTATTGATTATTTTCGGCTTGCAGGATTTCCTGCAAGAACAGGTCGGACACAGTCTGGAGTCGCTTTTCCCCTTGTCTACCGTATGGGTTTGTCTGGCAGTGACGGCCGGAGTGATTCTGCTTTGCGGAGTGATGCCGGGGTATCTCTATACCCGTATACCGGTGACCTACGCTTATCGCCGCTACACGGAAAACAAGCGGAGGTGGAAACTGGGACTGCTGTGCTTGCAGTTCGCGTTGACCACATTCTTTGTCTGCCTGCTGACGGTCATCGGCTTGGAGTATAACACCTTGATGAATTTCAATCCCGGATTTGAATACCGGAACACCTTGTATGCCGACCTGTCGGGCAGCAAGATGGTGGAGCGGGAACGCTGTGTGCAGGAACTGAAGAAACTGCCGGAGGTAAAGGCAGTTACCTGGGGCTACCAGCTCCTGTCGGAGCGTTGCAGTGGAAACAATGTGTACAATCCGGAAACAGGAGAAGAATACATGAACATTGCCGACCTGTATTATGTGGGTCCCGATTATCACAAGGCTTTCCAGATTCCGGTCATCGAAGGAAATTTGTTTACCCCTACGCTGACAGATTCCTTGTCGCAGCAGGTGATGGTGAGCCGTCAGTTCGTGGAACGCATGAAAACACTGGCCGGATGGACAGGCTCTCCCATTGGGAAGTCGGTATATATTACCGAACATACCGAACGTGGAACGGTAGCCATTGTTTGCGGGGTGTACGAAGAAATCCATTTGGGCTCTCAGGTTTTGGAAGAGCATGACGAGCGTCCTACGGTGATGTTCTATCGAAATAGACCTTCGGGTTATTTATATGTAGCGTTGAACCGGATGTCGCCCGAGGCCATGAAGCAAGTGCAGCAGGTGGTCGACCGGGCGGTTGCTTCCCAGCAGCTGAAGGTGTACAGCCTGTCGCTGGAGATAGGAAACCTGTACAATGCCGTGTTGCACGTACGCAACAGCGTACTCTTTGCAGGCTTGTGTATTCTGATTATTGCCCTGACAGGACTGGTGGCCTATGTGCGCGACGAAGTGTCACGCCGCCGGGCGGAAATCGCCATCCGCATCATCCACGGGGCTTCGATGGCCGACGTGCAGAAAATCTTCCTGCTCGATTTGCTGAAGATTGCCCTTCCGGCTGTAGTGATTGGGGCCTTGTGTGCCTGGAAAGTCGGCGAACAGCTCTTGCAACTGTTTGCAGTGAAAATCGACCTCACCTGGTACCTGTTTGCCGGATGTATGCTGCTTGTCTGCGTGATTGTCTGGCTGGTGGCCTTCGGACTGGTGTGGAAAGCTGCCCGGGCCAATCCCATGGAGAATTTAAGAACAGAATGA
- a CDS encoding GIN domain-containing protein, with protein sequence MNILTLAYVMACFSCMGTAHTVQPSKNYQTERRTIGNIQEVSTLSSIDVVYHQTSGQPYAEIYASDNVMPYVVLKESKGALSVYYQDGTSIQGENRCRVDVYAPSVSRFTTMASGDIAIPKGLRTEGSIRFQTNASGDIECPTVQCGSFEADINASGDVEVQEVNCRKLQARINASGDMKINKAVCRDAALAVNASGDFILSNLQCQETLEGTVNGSGDMLVSGRCLKAVLRDNASGDLDAGSLKAEEVDAAVHGSGDLSCRASQKLTAQSYGSGNLVYAGNPSQVTKEGKHIYKK encoded by the coding sequence ATGAATATACTTACATTGGCCTATGTCATGGCATGTTTCAGCTGTATGGGAACTGCCCATACCGTTCAACCGAGTAAAAACTATCAGACGGAACGTCGTACCATCGGGAATATACAGGAAGTGTCTACGCTCTCTTCCATCGATGTGGTGTATCACCAGACTTCCGGCCAGCCGTATGCGGAAATTTATGCATCCGACAATGTGATGCCCTACGTGGTGCTGAAGGAATCGAAAGGTGCGCTGAGCGTGTATTATCAGGATGGAACCAGTATCCAGGGAGAGAACCGTTGCCGGGTAGATGTATATGCGCCGTCTGTCAGTCGCTTTACGACGATGGCTTCCGGCGACATCGCCATTCCCAAAGGACTACGTACGGAAGGAAGCATCCGTTTCCAGACGAATGCCAGCGGTGACATTGAATGTCCCACGGTGCAGTGCGGCAGTTTCGAGGCCGATATCAATGCCAGTGGAGACGTGGAAGTGCAGGAAGTCAACTGCAGGAAGTTGCAGGCTCGCATCAATGCCAGCGGCGATATGAAAATCAATAAAGCGGTGTGCCGCGATGCTGCTTTGGCGGTCAATGCGTCCGGCGATTTCATTCTCTCCAATCTGCAGTGCCAGGAAACCTTGGAAGGTACGGTCAACGGCAGTGGCGACATGTTGGTATCGGGCCGTTGCCTGAAGGCCGTGCTTCGTGACAACGCTTCCGGTGATTTGGATGCCGGCAGCCTGAAGGCCGAGGAAGTGGATGCAGCCGTCCATGGTTCCGGCGATTTGTCTTGCCGGGCCTCCCAAAAACTTACGGCACAATCCTATGGCAGTGGCAACTTGGTGTATGCCGGTAACCCTTCGCAGGTGACAAAAGAAGGAAAGCACATTTATAAAAAATAA
- a CDS encoding glycoside hydrolase family 2 protein has translation MKNVWLLLALWGAFAVQLHAQWKMVDGKIRTQWAEQVTPENVWPEYPRPIMEREDWKNLNGLWDYAIVERGKHVPATFDGQILVPFAAESALSGVGKTVGAEKELIYRRSFDIPSSWKGKKVLLHFGAVDWKTDVWVNGVKVGSHTGGFTPFSFDITEALQGGKNTVMVRVWDPTDQGYQPRGKQVSRPEGIWYTPVTGIWQTVWLEPVSESYIQDLRITPDIDRSLLFVQAAVNEASAKGQVEVKVFDGQELVAQGKSLSGECVQIEMPEKVKLWSPDSPFLYTLKVSLKQGGKVKDEVASYAAMRKYSSRRDANGIVRLELNNRPLFQFGPLDQGWWPDGLYTAPSDEALRYDIQKTKDFGFNMIRKHIKVEPARWYTYCDQMGIIVWQDMPSGDRNPEWQNRKYFEGTEMKRSAESEACYRKEWKEIMDALYSYPCIATWIPFNEAWGQFKTPEIVEWTKQYDPTRLVNPASGGNHYTCGDMLDLHNYPAPELYLYDAQRATVLGEYGGIGWVVPGHIWEPDRNWGYIQFNSSKEVTDEYVKYAEQLYNLIPRGFSAAVYTQTTDVEVEVNGLMTYDRKVIKVDEKRVNAVNRKLCGALREK, from the coding sequence ATGAAAAATGTATGGTTATTGCTCGCCCTTTGGGGAGCGTTTGCAGTGCAGCTGCATGCACAATGGAAAATGGTGGATGGAAAAATCCGTACGCAATGGGCCGAACAGGTGACGCCCGAGAATGTGTGGCCGGAATATCCGCGTCCCATTATGGAACGGGAAGACTGGAAAAACCTGAATGGACTGTGGGATTATGCCATTGTAGAGAGAGGCAAACATGTGCCTGCTACATTCGACGGGCAAATTCTGGTGCCTTTTGCCGCAGAGTCTGCCTTGTCGGGAGTGGGCAAGACGGTCGGTGCGGAAAAGGAATTGATTTATCGCCGTTCGTTCGACATTCCTTCTTCGTGGAAAGGCAAAAAGGTGCTCCTGCACTTTGGTGCGGTCGACTGGAAAACGGATGTATGGGTGAACGGAGTAAAAGTGGGGAGTCACACCGGAGGTTTTACTCCTTTTTCTTTCGACATCACGGAAGCCTTGCAGGGAGGAAAGAATACGGTCATGGTGAGAGTATGGGACCCGACCGACCAAGGCTATCAGCCGCGGGGAAAGCAAGTGTCCCGTCCCGAAGGAATCTGGTACACTCCTGTCACCGGAATCTGGCAGACGGTCTGGCTGGAACCTGTCAGTGAATCTTATATTCAAGACCTGCGTATCACACCGGATATCGACCGTTCGCTGCTCTTTGTGCAGGCGGCGGTGAATGAAGCCTCGGCAAAAGGCCAGGTAGAGGTGAAGGTTTTTGACGGACAGGAACTGGTGGCACAGGGAAAGAGCCTCAGTGGCGAGTGTGTACAGATTGAAATGCCCGAGAAGGTCAAGCTGTGGTCGCCGGACAGTCCTTTCCTTTATACGTTGAAGGTGTCCTTGAAACAGGGTGGAAAGGTGAAAGATGAGGTAGCCAGCTATGCCGCCATGCGGAAATATTCTTCCCGGCGTGATGCGAACGGGATTGTGCGGCTGGAACTGAACAACCGACCGTTGTTCCAGTTCGGTCCGCTGGACCAGGGCTGGTGGCCGGACGGACTGTATACCGCTCCTTCGGATGAGGCTTTGCGCTATGACATCCAGAAGACAAAAGATTTCGGTTTCAATATGATTCGTAAGCACATCAAGGTAGAGCCTGCCCGCTGGTACACCTACTGCGACCAGATGGGAATCATCGTATGGCAGGACATGCCCAGCGGCGACCGTAATCCAGAATGGCAGAACCGGAAATATTTTGAAGGCACGGAAATGAAGCGGAGTGCCGAATCGGAAGCCTGCTACCGGAAAGAGTGGAAAGAAATCATGGATGCCTTGTACTCCTATCCGTGTATCGCTACCTGGATTCCTTTCAATGAAGCTTGGGGGCAGTTCAAGACGCCGGAGATTGTGGAATGGACGAAGCAATACGACCCGACCCGCCTGGTCAATCCGGCCAGCGGAGGAAACCACTACACCTGCGGTGACATGCTGGATTTGCACAATTATCCGGCTCCGGAGCTGTACTTGTATGATGCGCAGCGGGCTACGGTGCTGGGAGAGTATGGAGGTATTGGCTGGGTAGTGCCGGGCCATATCTGGGAACCCGACCGCAACTGGGGCTATATCCAGTTCAATTCTTCCAAGGAAGTGACCGACGAATATGTGAAATACGCGGAACAACTGTACAACCTGATTCCGAGAGGCTTCTCGGCTGCCGTGTACACCCAGACCACGGATGTGGAGGTAGAGGTAAACGGACTGATGACCTACGACCGTAAAGTCATCAAAGTGGACGAAAAGCGGGTCAATGCCGTCAACCGTAAGCTCTGCGGGGCGTTGCGTGAAAAATAG
- a CDS encoding two-component regulator propeller domain-containing protein has product MRRKQAVLYGILTALLFFCGLEGAFPAPSSYYFRTLGINDGLSQSTVNAILQDRRGFMWLGTKDGLNLYDGQEFRVFQKENSSLGNNFITALCEDREGCIWVGTDAGVYIYQPVRETFLRLDEVTASGDENITRSVTWITLDAHGNVWISSDNQGLFCYEKQKKHLKRCIACGEPGTANVTHFWFEGGKLWVGRYEDNLYYSEDYVSFQAFRDADGKEDFKGMVINSCTKGLHNNLYVGSSKGLMEINLTTRKVRKLLDEYVRSICFRSDTDLWVGTEQGLFIYEVTTDKYVHLTVPETDERYALSDNAIYSVCKDREGGMWVGSYFGGVNYYPYPYTYFEKYYPRENLRHMGRRVREFCAGDDGTLWIGTEDKGLFHFNPSKGEIVPFSHPELGHNIHGLCLDGNTLWVGTFANGLNRIDLRTKSLTHYSRGSAPTTLNSDNVFSICKASTGDIWIGTTSGLLRYNRATDDFLRIEELENVFVYDILEDSQGRLWMATYSDGVFCYDLPRKHWKQYQWVPGDTASLPYNKVISIFEDSHKRLWFMTQGAGFCRFCPETDNFVRYDMSQGFPSNIVYRMVEDNDGKLWLSTNKGLVAFQPETGSKHVYTTANGLLSNQFNYQSGLKGRDGAIYMGSVDGFIVFHPSEFGENKQVSPVVLTDFFLWNKRLPVGEKSSPLAKSITYSDVIDLNAGQNSFSLRASVLSYQAPLSNVVRYKLEGFDKEWYTLEGGNSKISYSNLPYGTYTLRVKGANSDGVWNPQERILKIQVHPPFYLSWVAYVIYGVLLVGWVLLTVYYFYRRNQRKHVRAMEILKYEKERELYTAKIDFFTNVAHEIRTPLTLIKSPLENVLSSSHLDESVKDDLEIMDLNTNRLLDLVNQLLDFRKTETNGFKLNFMDYDLSGLLQKMYKRFTPLARGKNLKFLLDMSADLHASVDKEGFTKIVSNLFTNAIKYGATYIQVKLQVEEGQDWLRLSVENDGPVVPLNEREEIFKPFKQYREGNAQVQGTGIGLALARSLAELHGGKLWMDKELDCNRFVLQLPLRHAQALSLPEAEGEEEKMPVPASEEMRPPAQPDTFCYTLLVVEDNAEMRRFLQKQLSDTYKVLTAANGVEALKVLKEAIVNLVLSDVMMPEMDGMELCNVIKSDLDYSHIPVVLLTAKTTLQSKIEGMQMGADAYVDKPFSMEFLRACIQNLLKNREQLQAAFMHAPFVQTNSMAITKADEEFLKKMNEVVQANMQNPEFSLLDMADQLCMSRSSLNRKIKGILNVTPNDYIRIERLKKAARLLKEGNCKINEVCYMVGFNTPSYFAKCFQKQFGMLPKEFLSEK; this is encoded by the coding sequence ATGAGGAGGAAACAAGCTGTTTTATATGGTATATTGACCGCATTATTGTTCTTTTGTGGATTGGAAGGGGCGTTCCCGGCTCCTTCCTCCTATTATTTCCGGACATTAGGCATCAACGACGGGCTTTCACAGAGTACCGTGAATGCCATCTTGCAAGACCGCCGCGGCTTCATGTGGCTGGGAACGAAAGACGGGTTGAACCTGTACGACGGACAAGAGTTCCGGGTGTTCCAGAAGGAGAACTCTTCATTGGGCAATAATTTTATTACGGCATTGTGCGAGGACCGCGAGGGATGTATATGGGTCGGTACCGATGCCGGAGTCTATATTTACCAGCCGGTGCGGGAAACGTTCCTGCGCTTGGACGAGGTGACGGCATCGGGGGATGAAAATATTACCCGTTCAGTCACCTGGATTACCCTCGATGCGCACGGAAATGTCTGGATTTCGTCCGACAATCAGGGATTGTTCTGCTACGAGAAACAGAAAAAGCACCTGAAGAGATGCATTGCCTGTGGGGAGCCGGGAACCGCCAACGTGACGCATTTCTGGTTTGAAGGCGGCAAGCTGTGGGTGGGCCGTTATGAAGACAACCTGTACTATTCGGAAGATTATGTCTCTTTTCAGGCATTCCGGGATGCAGATGGAAAAGAAGATTTCAAAGGGATGGTCATCAATTCCTGCACGAAGGGACTGCATAATAATCTGTATGTAGGTTCTTCCAAGGGGTTGATGGAGATAAACCTGACGACTCGTAAGGTCCGGAAACTGCTGGACGAATATGTGCGCAGCATTTGTTTCCGGTCGGATACGGACTTGTGGGTCGGTACGGAACAGGGATTGTTTATCTACGAGGTGACCACCGATAAATATGTACATCTGACCGTGCCGGAGACGGATGAGCGGTATGCACTTTCCGACAATGCCATTTACAGCGTGTGTAAAGACCGTGAAGGAGGCATGTGGGTAGGCTCTTATTTTGGCGGAGTGAATTACTATCCGTATCCGTACACGTATTTTGAGAAATACTATCCGCGGGAGAACCTGCGCCACATGGGACGACGGGTACGGGAGTTTTGTGCGGGGGATGATGGCACTTTGTGGATAGGTACGGAAGACAAGGGCTTGTTTCATTTCAATCCTTCCAAGGGGGAGATTGTTCCTTTTTCTCATCCGGAACTGGGACATAACATACATGGCTTGTGCCTGGATGGGAACACCTTATGGGTGGGAACCTTTGCCAACGGACTGAACCGTATAGATTTGCGTACAAAGTCGCTGACGCATTACAGCAGGGGAAGTGCTCCCACTACGTTGAACTCCGACAATGTCTTCTCGATATGCAAGGCCAGTACAGGGGATATCTGGATTGGAACGACCTCTGGCCTGCTCCGCTATAACCGTGCGACCGATGATTTCCTGCGGATTGAGGAGCTGGAGAACGTGTTTGTGTACGACATTCTGGAAGACAGTCAGGGCAGATTATGGATGGCCACCTATTCCGACGGGGTTTTTTGCTATGATTTGCCCCGCAAGCACTGGAAACAGTATCAATGGGTGCCGGGAGATACCGCTTCCTTGCCTTATAACAAGGTCATCAGTATCTTTGAGGACAGCCATAAGCGGCTGTGGTTCATGACGCAGGGGGCCGGCTTTTGCCGTTTCTGTCCGGAGACGGACAACTTTGTCCGTTATGACATGTCGCAAGGTTTCCCCAGCAACATCGTGTATAGGATGGTGGAAGACAACGACGGAAAGTTGTGGCTGAGCACAAACAAGGGGTTGGTGGCTTTCCAGCCCGAAACGGGTAGCAAGCATGTCTATACAACGGCCAACGGGCTGCTGAGCAACCAGTTTAATTACCAGTCTGGATTGAAGGGCCGCGACGGTGCCATCTACATGGGAAGCGTAGACGGGTTTATCGTCTTTCATCCGTCCGAATTTGGAGAAAACAAACAGGTCTCTCCGGTGGTGCTGACCGACTTTTTCTTGTGGAACAAGCGTCTGCCGGTAGGTGAAAAGTCGTCTCCTCTTGCCAAGAGCATTACGTATTCGGACGTGATTGACCTGAATGCCGGGCAGAATTCGTTTTCGTTGAGGGCATCGGTATTGAGTTATCAGGCTCCCTTGTCGAACGTGGTGAGGTATAAGTTGGAGGGCTTCGACAAGGAATGGTACACCTTGGAAGGGGGAAACTCAAAAATAAGTTACTCGAATTTGCCTTATGGCACTTATACCCTGCGGGTGAAAGGTGCCAACAGCGACGGTGTGTGGAATCCTCAGGAGCGTATCTTGAAGATACAGGTACATCCTCCTTTCTATCTGTCGTGGGTGGCCTATGTCATTTACGGGGTATTGCTCGTCGGGTGGGTGCTGCTGACTGTCTATTATTTTTACCGGCGGAACCAGCGCAAGCATGTGCGGGCGATGGAAATCTTGAAGTATGAGAAAGAGCGTGAGCTGTATACGGCAAAGATTGATTTCTTCACCAATGTGGCTCATGAGATACGTACTCCCTTGACCCTGATAAAAAGCCCTTTGGAAAATGTGTTGTCTTCCTCACACCTGGATGAAAGTGTGAAGGATGATTTGGAGATTATGGACCTGAACACCAACCGTCTGCTGGATTTGGTCAACCAGTTGCTTGATTTCCGCAAGACGGAGACAAATGGTTTCAAGCTGAACTTCATGGATTATGACCTGTCGGGCTTGTTGCAGAAGATGTATAAACGCTTTACACCCTTGGCGCGCGGGAAGAACCTGAAGTTTCTTCTTGACATGTCGGCAGACCTGCATGCTTCGGTCGATAAAGAAGGGTTTACGAAGATTGTCAGCAACCTGTTTACCAATGCCATCAAATACGGTGCCACTTATATTCAGGTGAAACTGCAGGTGGAGGAAGGCCAGGACTGGTTACGGTTGTCGGTGGAAAATGATGGCCCGGTGGTTCCCCTGAATGAGCGGGAAGAGATTTTTAAGCCCTTCAAGCAATATCGGGAGGGCAATGCACAGGTGCAAGGCACGGGAATCGGGCTGGCACTGGCCCGTTCCCTGGCCGAATTGCATGGTGGAAAATTGTGGATGGATAAGGAGCTGGACTGCAACCGGTTCGTGCTTCAGCTTCCTTTACGGCATGCGCAGGCCTTGAGTCTGCCTGAGGCGGAAGGGGAAGAGGAAAAGATGCCTGTACCTGCATCGGAAGAAATGCGACCGCCTGCACAACCCGACACTTTCTGCTATACTTTACTGGTGGTGGAAGACAATGCCGAGATGCGCAGGTTTTTGCAGAAGCAGCTCTCGGATACCTATAAAGTGCTGACGGCTGCCAACGGGGTGGAGGCTTTGAAGGTACTGAAGGAGGCCATCGTGAATCTGGTACTTTCGGATGTGATGATGCCGGAGATGGATGGAATGGAATTGTGCAATGTCATCAAGTCCGATTTGGATTACAGTCACATTCCGGTGGTACTCTTGACGGCCAAGACTACCCTGCAATCGAAGATTGAAGGCATGCAGATGGGAGCGGATGCCTACGTGGACAAACCTTTTTCCATGGAATTTCTCCGGGCCTGTATTCAGAACTTGCTGAAGAATCGCGAACAGCTGCAGGCAGCTTTCATGCATGCGCCTTTTGTACAGACAAACAGCATGGCCATCACCAAAGCCGACGAGGAATTCCTGAAAAAAATGAATGAGGTGGTGCAGGCCAATATGCAGAATCCGGAATTCAGTTTGCTGGACATGGCCGACCAGCTTTGCATGAGCCGTTCCAGTCTGAACCGCAAGATAAAAGGCATCCTGAATGTCACGCCGAATGATTACATCCGCATTGAGCGTTTGAAGAAAGCGGCCCGGCTTTTGAAGGAAGGCAACTGTAAGATTAACGAGGTGTGCTACATGGTTGGCTTTAATACTCCTTCTTATTTTGCCAAATGTTTCCAGAAGCAGTTTGGTATGCTGCCCAAAGAGTTCCTGAGTGAAAAATAA
- a CDS encoding family 43 glycosylhydrolase, with amino-acid sequence MKIKCLFLGLVLSSSLYAADKYSNPVIDYSLPDPSIIKGDDGYFYLYATEDIRNLPIHRSRDLVNWEFVGTAFTDATRPDFEPDGGLWAPDINKIGNQYVLYYSMSVWGGEWTCGIGCAVADRPEGPFKDCGMMFRSNGMKVQNCIDPFYMEEGGQKYLFFGSFSGIYAVELREDGLAVKEGAAPKQVAGTAYEGTYIHKRDGYYYLFASVGSCCEGLKSTYTTVVGRSANLLGPYENRKGEGMLDNHHEVLIHKNAQFVGTGHNSEIVTDEAGNDWILYHAVSVKHPDGRVLMLDKVSWKDGWPVVDGQSPSISAEKPFFKTKE; translated from the coding sequence ATGAAAATCAAGTGTTTATTCTTGGGGCTCGTTCTTTCATCCAGCCTGTATGCGGCTGACAAGTATTCCAATCCGGTGATTGATTACAGTCTGCCCGACCCTTCCATTATCAAAGGGGATGACGGTTATTTCTATCTTTATGCCACGGAGGATATCCGTAATCTACCGATTCACCGTTCCCGGGATTTGGTGAACTGGGAATTCGTGGGGACTGCGTTTACTGATGCCACGCGTCCTGATTTTGAACCGGACGGAGGGCTTTGGGCGCCCGACATCAACAAGATAGGCAATCAATATGTGTTGTATTACTCGATGTCTGTCTGGGGAGGAGAGTGGACTTGCGGCATTGGTTGTGCGGTAGCCGACCGTCCGGAGGGACCGTTCAAGGACTGCGGCATGATGTTTCGGAGCAATGGCATGAAGGTGCAAAACTGCATCGATCCGTTTTACATGGAGGAAGGCGGACAGAAATATTTGTTCTTTGGAAGTTTCAGCGGTATTTATGCGGTGGAACTGCGCGAAGACGGATTGGCGGTGAAGGAGGGGGCAGCCCCGAAGCAGGTGGCAGGAACCGCTTACGAGGGAACTTATATTCACAAACGCGACGGGTATTACTATCTTTTCGCTTCGGTTGGAAGCTGCTGTGAAGGATTGAAGAGCACCTATACGACGGTGGTGGGACGGTCTGCAAACTTGCTGGGCCCTTATGAGAACAGAAAGGGAGAAGGCATGCTGGACAATCATCACGAGGTGCTCATTCATAAGAATGCGCAGTTTGTGGGAACCGGACACAATTCGGAAATCGTGACCGATGAGGCCGGGAACGACTGGATTCTGTATCATGCGGTGAGCGTGAAGCATCCCGACGGACGGGTCCTGATGCTCGATAAGGTCTCCTGGAAGGACGGATGGCCTGTGGTAGACGGGCAGAGTCCTTCTATTTCTGCGGAAAAACCATTTTTTAAGACTAAAGAATAA
- a CDS encoding calcium/sodium antiporter yields the protein MNLLLLLGGLALILVGANGLTDGAASVAKRFRISDLVIGLTIVAFGTSAPELVISVLSALQGSAEMAIGNVVGSNIFNVLMIIGCTALVLPIQVGQGTLSKEIPLVILSALVLTCFANDCLLDGGSQNIISRIDGLVLLGFFLIFMRYTFAIARNGNEEDDEVQKVKELPAWKSAVYILGGLAGLIFGGQFFVDGASGIARSLGVSDSIIGLTLVAGGTSLPELATSVTAALKKNPGIAIGNVIGSNLFNVFFVLGCSATLSPLPMGNINNIDMAVLVGSSILFWLVGWFFKKRTITRIEGALLVICYVAYTAFLISQQ from the coding sequence ATGAATTTACTTTTATTACTCGGCGGATTAGCCCTGATTCTGGTGGGAGCCAACGGGCTGACGGACGGAGCAGCTTCCGTTGCCAAACGCTTCCGCATCTCCGACCTGGTCATCGGACTGACCATCGTAGCCTTCGGCACTTCCGCTCCCGAACTGGTCATCAGTGTACTGTCCGCCTTGCAGGGAAGTGCGGAAATGGCCATCGGCAACGTAGTGGGAAGCAACATCTTCAATGTACTGATGATTATCGGATGTACCGCCTTGGTCCTTCCTATCCAGGTGGGACAAGGCACCCTGAGCAAGGAAATTCCGCTGGTCATCCTCTCGGCCCTGGTACTGACCTGCTTTGCCAACGACTGTCTGCTGGACGGAGGAAGCCAGAACATCATCAGCCGGATAGACGGTCTGGTGTTGCTGGGATTTTTCCTGATTTTCATGCGCTACACTTTCGCCATTGCCCGCAACGGGAATGAAGAGGACGACGAAGTACAGAAAGTGAAGGAACTGCCGGCCTGGAAGTCGGCGGTATATATTCTGGGAGGACTGGCCGGACTGATTTTCGGCGGACAGTTTTTCGTGGACGGAGCCAGTGGCATTGCCCGCTCCTTGGGGGTCAGCGATTCCATCATCGGCCTGACACTGGTGGCCGGAGGCACCTCCCTGCCCGAACTGGCGACTTCCGTCACGGCAGCCTTGAAAAAGAATCCGGGTATTGCCATCGGAAACGTGATTGGCAGCAACCTGTTCAATGTGTTCTTCGTGCTGGGATGCAGCGCCACCCTCTCCCCTCTCCCCATGGGTAATATCAACAACATCGACATGGCGGTCCTGGTAGGCTCTTCCATCCTTTTCTGGCTGGTGGGCTGGTTCTTCAAAAAACGGACCATCACCCGCATAGAAGGAGCCTTGCTGGTGATATGCTATGTAGCCTACACCGCTTTTCTTATTTCACAACAATAA